In Populus nigra chromosome 1, ddPopNigr1.1, whole genome shotgun sequence, one genomic interval encodes:
- the LOC133697150 gene encoding increased DNA methylation 3 isoform X2, with translation MDACDSANQPKLKPLVILSGTAKEGSAGPPIGLVDIGVSENAYLFRVALPGIRRNESNLKCDIQHNGTVHIKGVVTVDAGMLKDSSSVFQMRVQQLCPPGPFTISFKLPGPVDPRLFCPNFRNDGVLEVAVIKYRPPSASTNGVPPL, from the exons ATGGATGCTTGTGATTCTGCTAACCAACCAAAATTGAAACCATTAGTGATTTTAAGTGGAACTGCAAAGGAAGGTAGTGCAGGACCACCAATTGGTCTTGTTGACATTGGCGTCAGTGAAAATGCATATCTTTTCCGTGTTGCACTGCCTGGCATTCGGAGAAATGAAA GTAATTTAAAATGTGATATCCAGCATAATGGGACTGTTCACATAAAAGGTGTGGTAACCGTTGATGCTGGGATGCTGAAAGATTCATCTAGTGTCTTCCAGATGAGGGTCCAGCAACTCTGCCCTCCTGGACCATTCaccatttcttttaaattgccTGGTCCTGTTGACCCTCGACTCTTCTGTCCTAATTTCCGGAATGATGGTGTCCTGGAAGTGGCGGTAATTAAATACAGACCACCAAGTGCTTCAACAAATGGGGTTCCGCCtttgtga
- the LOC133697150 gene encoding increased DNA methylation 3 isoform X1, giving the protein MDACDSANQPKLKPLVILSGTAKEGSAGPPIGLVDIGVSENAYLFRVALPGIRRNERNYVVHLFFPGNLKCDIQHNGTVHIKGVVTVDAGMLKDSSSVFQMRVQQLCPPGPFTISFKLPGPVDPRLFCPNFRNDGVLEVAVIKYRPPSASTNGVPPL; this is encoded by the exons ATGGATGCTTGTGATTCTGCTAACCAACCAAAATTGAAACCATTAGTGATTTTAAGTGGAACTGCAAAGGAAGGTAGTGCAGGACCACCAATTGGTCTTGTTGACATTGGCGTCAGTGAAAATGCATATCTTTTCCGTGTTGCACTGCCTGGCATTCGGAGAAATGAAA GAAATTACGTAGTCCACCTTTTTTTTCCAGGTAATTTAAAATGTGATATCCAGCATAATGGGACTGTTCACATAAAAGGTGTGGTAACCGTTGATGCTGGGATGCTGAAAGATTCATCTAGTGTCTTCCAGATGAGGGTCCAGCAACTCTGCCCTCCTGGACCATTCaccatttcttttaaattgccTGGTCCTGTTGACCCTCGACTCTTCTGTCCTAATTTCCGGAATGATGGTGTCCTGGAAGTGGCGGTAATTAAATACAGACCACCAAGTGCTTCAACAAATGGGGTTCCGCCtttgtga